In the Clostridium gelidum genome, TGGAAGTATTTCTCTCATACCATTAATTATTTATTTAGATAAAAGAAAGAAGAATGGGAATAAGAGTAATAATGAAGTAAGTACTAAAAAAACAATTGTATCTGGAATATTGGCTGGAACAATTTTGTACACAGGTTCAACTCTTCAGCAAGTTGGCCTTACTTATACAACTGCTGGCAAAGCAAGTTTTATTACTTCACTTTATATGGTGATTGTACCGATCATTGGAATAATTTTAGGGCATAAAATTGGAAAAAAATCATGGATTGGAGTGGGATTTGCAGTTATTGGACTTTATCTCTTAAGTATAAATGAAAATTTTAGTATAGGTTATGGTGATATGCTTGAGCTAATATGCTCTATATTCTTTGCCTTACATATTTTAGCAATAGGCTATTTTTGTAATAAGGTAGATCCTTTGAAACTATCATGCATTCAATTTGCAACAAGTTCAGGTTTAAGCCTTATATCAGCCGTTATATTTGAAAATATTACTATTAGCGGTATATCAAATGCGTTAATTCCAATACTTTATGGTGGTTTTTTATCAACTGGTGTAGCATATACCTTACAAGTGGTAGCACAAAAGAATGCTAAACCATCTCATGCCGCTATTATCATGAGTATGGAATCAGTCTTCGGCGCTATAGGTGGTGCACTTCTACTTGGTGAAATTATGAGTACCAAGGCATATATAGGTTGTATTCTTATATTTGCAGGAATATTGATACCACAGATTAAACTTTATCCAAAGCTATCAATAAAGGCAAATAATAAAGATGGAACAACGATATGCTAAAATTTTGAATACCTTAAATTTAAGAAACAATATTTCTATTTTAGGAAAAAACAAATTAATGAAAAGTGGAACGATAAGTTTCATTGAAAGAAAGTATTTAAGGAATAACAATAATTCTTTTAATCCTTCATAATTCCCCCACATTTCATCTATATAATTAGTATATAGAAGAGAATTAGTCTAATGAAAAGGAGGAATTAATATGTTTTGTAGAGGTTTTGGACCAGCAAGTTCTATAGGATATGAAGGGATGTTTTTAGCTATGGGATTTAGAATGTTAATATTCATTGTATTAATAGTACTAGCAGTTAAATTATTTAAAAATTATACTTATAAATCTAATGGCGCAATGAAAATACTTGATGAAAAGTTTGCTAGCGGAGAAATTAGTAAAGAAGAATATTTAAGTAGAAAAACAATACTTTCACAAAAAAAATAAGAGTAATTTTAAATAATAATATTTAGTACCATTAAGATTAGAGTAAGATAATTTACATATTGTAAACCTTGCTCTAGTCTTTTTTATAAGTATAAACTATAATATAATCACTAAATCAACGTTGGAGGTGGTACATATGAATAATGAATTTAAAATATTAGTTGTGGATGATGAACAGAATATATTAGATGTAGTCAGAGCATATCTTGAAAAAGAAGGTTTTGAAGTAATTACAGCTATGGATGGTGAAGCAGCATTAGATATATATAATAAAGAAACTATTCATCTTATAGTTTTGGATTTAATGCTTCCTAAAGTAACTGGTGAAGAAGTATGTAGTAGAATTAGATCTAACTCCAGTGTACCTATTATTATGCTTACTGCTAAAGCAGATGAAGATGAAAAAATAGAAGGAATATCTATAGGAGCTGACGATTATCTAACTAAGCCATTTAGTGTTCGTGAACTTGTAGTAAGGGTTAGGGCTTTACTTAGAAGATCTTATAAAGATCGTATCCCAATGGCTGATATCTTAATATTTAATAATGGGGATTTAGAAGTTGATATAAAGAAGATGGTTGTTAAAAAGAAAGGTGAAGTTGTAAGTTTAACAACAAATGAATTTAAGATTTTAACAATTTTACTTACAAATCCAGAACAAGTATTTTCTAGAGAAAAATTAGTAGAAAAGGCATTTGGGATAGATTATGAAGGTTTTGATAGAACCGTGGACACTTATATAAAAAACATTCGTCAAAAAATAGAAAATAATCATAAAGAACCAATGTATATAACAACTGTATATGGAAGTGGTTATAAATTTAATCCAAATTCATCTGAGGTGAAAAAATGAAGATATCGTTAATGAAAAAATTAGCATTAGGCTTTATTATTGCAGTTTTAGGATCAATTATTTTAGCAAGTGTCATATCAAATTATACAGTTGGGAATAAATTTAAAGAGTATTTAGTTGACGAACACAAAACAAAAATAGATAATGCAGTAAAAATTATTGATGATTTATATAGCGGACAAAAAGAAGTTTCATTAATAAATAGTGATGAAATCCAAAGGTATGCACAGCTACAAGAATTATATATTGAAATTAAAGATATGGATAGTAATACTATATATTCCTCTGGTAAAGCTCATTTGCAGAATAGAAACATGATGGGAAATATGATGGGGTCTATGATGCATAATTTTTCTGGAATTAATATGGGGGAGTATACTGAAAATAAATATCCATTGATCACTGATAATAAAGAGAGCGGGACTATAATAATTGGTTATTTTGGAACTTCATATTTATCTTCTGCATCAATATCATTTATAAGTACTTTAAATCATTCCTTTATGGTATCAGCTGTAATAGCTTTAATATTTGGATTTATAATCAGTATAATTCTTTCAAAACAAATTTCTAAACCCTTAGCTAAAATAACTGAAACTGCAAATAAAATGAGATATGGTGATTTAAATGTAAGAGCAACGGTTAATACAAATACTAAAGAAATAGATGAACTTTCAAATTCAATAAATTATTTAGCAGAAACCTTAAACAGCCAAGAAATGCTTAGAAAAAGATTAACTTCAGATATGGCTCATGAATTAAGAACCCCTTTAACAACATTAAAAACACATGTAGAAGCATTTATAGATGGAATTTGGGAACCTACTACTGAGAGATTTGAAACATTTAATGAAGAGATTGAAAGACTAACAAAAATGGTAGACAATCTTCGTGATTTAGCAAAATTAGAGCAGTCAAATATTAGTCTGAATAAAAGCAAGATTAATATTTCAATTGAACTAGAAAAAATCATAGATACTTTTAAACCTCTTTATATTAAAGAAAATTATGAGTTAATAAGCACTATAACCCCCGAGATAACTGCAATAATGGATAAAGATAAATTTAAACAAATTATAAATAATCTACTTTCGAATTCTTATAAATATTTAAATCCTAATGGCAAGGTTGAAGTAATACTTAGGGAGAAAAATCAAAATATTATAATAAAAGTTAGTGATAATGGTATAGGAATACCTGAAAAGGATATGACTTACATATTTGAACGTTTTTATAGAAGTGATTTATCCCGTAATAAAAATACAGGTGGTTCTGGTATAGGACTTACTATCACAAAAGCTTTTGTTGAAGCTCATGGTGGAAAAATATATTTAGAAAGTAAAATTAATGATGGAACAACGGTTACTGTGGAGTTTCCAAATGTATTATCATTTTAAAGATAATTGTTTATATTGTAATACTGAATTATTTTTCTGCTATTAAGCCATAGAAATTCTCGCCAATATCTATAGTTGATATATTTGAAAATCCAACTTTATCTAATACTTTTATCAAATCCATTTTATCTAATCTGTGATCAATGGGAGGTCCGAATTCACTATTAATTTTATGCCATTCAACAATAGCAATTTTTCCTTTTGGAGAGATAATTCTTTTTATCTCGTTTAAAAAGTTTTCTTTTTTGTCAGCTTCATGTAATACAGTACTTATAAAAGCAAAAGTTACTTTATCATCTTCTAATTTCAAATCATTTTCTTCTGTTAAAATAATTTCTACATTTGAGATATTATTGCCCTTTATTTTTATTTTAACGTCTTGAAGCAGTTCTGGTAATATATCCATTGCAAATATTTTGCCATTATCACCTACAATTTTAGATGCTGGAATAGTAAAATATCCAATTCCGCAGCCTATATCAGCCATTACATCTCCTTCATGTAATCCAAGATTAATAAGAGTTTCATCTGGTGGTAACAGCTCTCTTCTTTTTTCATTATCAAGTTTATGTTTATTCTTTGCATCAAATTTATATGTCATTTTTTAAAAGTACACCTCCTGATATTTTGTTTTTAATTGTATCATAATTCATAAAAGATAACTAATAAGTGACTTTGTTACAGAACATTTACTTATACTTTGATAAATTAAAATTATAAATAAAATCATTTTATACGAAGGAGTGTTTGTAATGAAAAATGTTGGAAGTATAGATAAAATTATCAGATTTATTGTAGGTTTAGCATTATTAAGTCTTTTCTTTTTTATGAAAGGAAATTTAAAGTATTTAGGATTAATAGGTTTAGTTCCTATTTTAACAGCCACAATTAGCATTTGTCCTTTATATTCAATAGTTGGTATAAAAACATGCAAAACAAGAAAGTAATTGCTTTTATTGAGCCACCTAGAAAAATTCCATTGTTTTTGAGAATCGGAATATATATTTCTAAGAAGGTTACCAAAAAAGATTTGCTTGTTCCAAAGCTACTTGCCTGGTATCCAAAAGTTGCAATAAGTTCTGCTATTCTTGAAACTATGGTTGCACATGGGAAGGGTGATTTAAATAATCGTATTTTAAAGATTGTAAGAATTCAAGCTTCATTAAGTGTATCTTGTCCATTTTGTATTGATATGAATTCTTTTGAATATAAAGGTGATGGTATAACTGAGGAAGAATTGAATTATATTACAGGAAATCTTAACATTGATGATGCGCTTACATTTACTATTAAAGAAAAATTAGCAATTGAATATACAAAGTTAATATCTCAAACACCAATAAAAATACCAAAAGACTTTATGGGAAAAATGAAGATTAACTTTACTGAACGTGAAATAGTTATTATTGCAAGCACTGCAGCGCAAGTTAACTATTGGGCTCGACTTATACAAGCATTAGGTGTACCACCAGCAGGTTTTTCTAACAAATGTGATATATAGTAATTAATAAGGCTTCATTTTTGAAGCTTTATTTTTTTGAATGACTTTGTTAGATAATCTGGTAAATACAATTATGTTATAATATGTATAATAGAGTATATAAATTAATATAGAATAGTAATTATTGATGTATATTAAAATTATTAAATCTATATGCCTATAGAACAAAATTATAAATATAAAATTGAAATTTATGGAGATGTTAAAAGTGAAATTATCAATTATTTATTTTAGTAAAACTGGAAAGACACATACAATGGCAGAAGAAATTGCAAAGGGTATGAAAACTATAGAAAATATTGAAGTGGGAATATTTGATATTGAAAATATAGATTATGAGTACATAAAGGAAAGTAAAGCTGTTGTTTTTGGAACTCCGACTTATTATGCTAATACTTGTTGGCAAATTAAAAAATGGTTTGATGAATCATGGGGCTGTAATCTTTCCGGCAAAATAGGGGGAGTTTTTGCTACAGCAAATTTCGCGCAAGGTGGAGCAGATACTGCTATTTTAACAATTATTAATCATCTTATGGTAAAAGGAATGTTAGTTTATTCTGGCGGTTCCGCAATAGGTGAACCATATATTCATTTAGGACCAGTAGCTTTAAAAGAAAACTTTGAAGAAAGTAAGGAACTTTTCTATGTATTTGGAAAGAGAATTGCAGAAAAATGTATAGAGATATTTAGTTGATAGAGTATAGAAAAAATAAAGATTTACATAATATGCAGTTTCAGTTAAGTCACAATATTCTTTGTATATTTAACAGGTAGTTTCAATTCAAGATAAAATTGACTACTTGTTTTTAGCCTGTGCATAGTCATATATCAATAATTTAGTCTATAGAGCCTTTTTAATATACAAAGCATTTATTACGATATTATTCGATTTAACACAAAAAAGAATGAAACACTAGGTCTCATTCTTTAATATTATTATTCTAAAGTATTTATTCTACAGTATTATTAATATAACAATTACATGTACCTCTCATGCCTCCACCTAACATATGTCCAGTTCCACGTCCATCCCCATTTTTGCCAATTCTTTGACCCGGGATTCCTGTGCAAGTATCAAGATTATTTTTTAGAGTTTCTTTTAATGAAGCACCCTCTTCATTTGTTATAGTTCCATCTACAATTGCCGTATCAACAGCTTTATTTCTCTCATCAAGTAGAGCTACTTTAAATTGATCCTCTGTCATTCCTTTTTCTTCTGCTAAAGCATACATTGTTTTTCCAGAATTAAGTCCAGCTGTTATTTCCTCATCTGTCATGCTAAGTTTGTCCTTTAACACTGATTCTACATAATCATAACCTCTCATACCTGTAACCATAATCATTCCAACTCTTTGATGTGTACCAGTAGTTGGTTGTGTACTTGTTGCGGCATATGCAGTTACACCTAATCCCATAGTAAGAGTGAGAGTTAATGCGATTATTAATTTTTTTGCTTTCATTTTTTCTTCCTCCTTAAATTTTAAACTAATGCAAAAATTTGTTGCACTGTTTTTAGTTTTTATATGTTGTATATGTCCTTATCATAAATCATTTTAAATATAAGAAAGTGTCTTAATTGTGAAATAAAAGTACACAATTAGGACACAATTTTAATTATTATCAATGATATAATTTAGGTAAGATAATGATATAATTTGAGCAAGATAGGAGGGATAAAAATGGATAAAAATATTCTGATTGCTGATGATAATATGGAAATAATTAAAATATTGAAGCCTTATATAGAAAAAGAAGGTTTTAAAGTAATTTTTGCTCTTGATGGAGAAGAAGCCTTATTAAAGTTTAAACATTATAATCCGGAGTTGATTTTACTTGATATTATGATGCCTTTAATGGATGGAATTGAAGTTTGCAATATAATTAGGCAACAATCCAATACTCCAATTATAATGATAACTGCTAAAAGTGAGGATGCAGACAAGATACTCGGATTAAACTCTGGTGCTGATGATTATATTATAAAACCATTCAGCCCTGGAGAAGTAATTGCAAGAATAAAAGCCGTGCTTAGGCGCATTGCTCCAGTTGAAAATAATAAATTATCAATAATTAAATATGCACAACTTGAATTAGATATTAATAATTACTCAGTTAAACTATATGGAATACATATGAACCTTACGAAGAAAGAAATTGAAGTTTTATGGATGCTTGCAAGCTCTCCCAATACTATAATTAATAGAGATGCACTGTTAGATAACATATGGGGAATAGATTACTTTGGAGATTCTCGAACAGTAGATACTCATATAAAAAGAATAAGAGCAAAACTTGAGCTTGATGGTCAGTATAACTGGGATATTAAAACTATTTGGGGCATGGGATATAAATTTGAGGTGAAAGATGTTTAAGAAAAATATTACTTTTAAATTAACTATTGGCTTTTTAGCAATTGTTATAGTTTCAACTCTTTTTATAGGAATTATTGCCTTAAATATATTTAAAAATAATATTTATGAAGTTAAAAAAAATAATATGACAAAACATGCTGTAGCAATTTCGGAAACTATTAAACCTTACATAGGTAATAGTTCAAATAATATAGAGTTTGTGAAAATTATACACTTATTAAATGATATTGATAATGCAAAACTTTGGATACTTAATGCAGACAAAAGCATTATAACTGCATCAGATACTAATGATGATATTAGTTACATTAATAATGTAGAGATAAAGGATTTATATAATGATATTAATAGTAAAGTATTAAATGGAGCAGAAGCGTATGATGAGGGATATAATCCTTATTATAATGAGGAAATGATGGTAATAGCAGTACCTATAAAAGAAAATAATAACATAATAGGAGCGGTAATTCTTAATTCATCAATAACTGATTTATCAAATTCCATGAACAAATTCTTTCTAAGCTTAATTTTAGCTGTTTTAGGTGAAACAATGCTTGTAGGGTTATTAGGATATTATTTTTCTAAGAATATTACGAGACCAATAAAGAAAATAAACTCAGCTGCTTTGGAATTAACAAGAGGTCAATATGGAATAAAAACAAACATATATCAAAAAGATGAAATAGGAGAATTATCAAATTCATTTGATTTATTATCATTAAAGCTTAAGTATACTATTGGCGAGCTTTTTGAAGAAAAAAACAAATTAAGTAACATTATAACAAGTATGAGTGAGGGGATTTTAGCTTTGGATAGAAATTCTCAAATTATAAATATAAATGAAGCGGCTATAAATCTTCTTTCATATAAAATGGGAGAAGGAAATATAGAAGTAATTAAAATATTATCAGAATTAGATATAATTCAAGAATTTAAATATTTTATATTAAGCAATGATAAAAAGTCAATTATAAAGAAGCATGAAGGTAAAGTATTGGAATTCTCAGTGTCTCCTATAAAGAGCAATTCAAATGAGATTATAGGTTGGGTTATCCTTATTCAAGATATTAGTGAAAAAGAAAAACTTGAGCAAATGAGAAAAGATTTTATTTCAAATGTTTCCCATGAATTTAGGACTCCTTTAACAGTTATAAAAGGTAATTTAGAGTCAATTTTGGATGGGATGACAAAGCCAGAGTATATACCTGATACCTGTACTACACTTATAAAAGAAACCAATAGACTTGAAAGAATGGTTAAAGATTTACTTAATTTGAGTAAGTTAGAATCAGGAAAATTAGAGGTTGATATTAATAAACTAGATGTTAATATGCTTATTAATGATACAATAAGAAGCTTTAAGCCATTAATAAAGAATAAGGATATAGATTTGCAATTATCTTTGGAAAGTAATTTACCAACCTTATTAAGTGATTATTATAAATTGAAACAATTAATAATAATATTTTTAGATAATGCAATTAAGTTTTCTGAAAATAATGGCATTTTAAAGGTATCAACATATGAAGACAATAAAAACATTTATATAGCAATAAAAGATAATGGGATTGGTATACCTAAAGATGAAATTCAGTATTTAGGTGAAAAATTCTATAAGGCAGATAAAGCGAGAAATTCAAATGTAGAAGGAACTGGACTTGGGCTTTCAATAGCAAAAAGATTAGTAAAAGTTTTAAATGGATATTTCTATATAGAAAGTGAGCTAGAGAAAGGCACAACAATAGTTATAGGAATTTTGCGTAGCAAAATTGATGAATAATGAATAATGAATGATTGAGGTTGAAAAGCTTGCAGCTTTTCTAAAATAATATATATTTTTAAGGAATTCTTTTGGAATTCCATCCTAAATCATTCATTATTCATCATTAACTATTAATTAATAACTGAGTGGAGGTGAATTATGAGACAAGGTTACCATATGGGAATGGGGTTTTATGGTTCGTATATTTTAATGTTTATTTTAGTAATTTTTTCTATTGCAGTATTTTTAGAATTAAAAAGTAAGCCATCTCCAAATTTATTTGTAATAAAACTAATTGATATACTTAAAGTAAAGTATGCTTCAGGTATTATTACAGCGGATGAATATATAGAAAGAAAATCAATTATTGAAGATATAGGATATTCAAATCCATATACACCTATACTTATTGAAAGATATGCAAAGTGTGCCATAAGCACCAAAGAATTTTTTGATATTAAAAATGAAATTGAAAGTAATAATATTGATAGTGTTATAAGTGAGAGGCTTGCAAAGGGGGAATTATCCTATGATGAATTTAGATCTAAATGGGCAAGTAAAGCTTGATGAAAATTCTATGAGGTTGCAAAAATTAATTAGATTAAATAATAAAGTATGGTAATTAAAGTAACAACAATAATAATGCAAAATAAAGACTCTTCTTGCGCAGTTAGCATAAGAAGAGTCTTTATTTTTTTCAACATATACATATAAATTAATTATTATTCTAAAGTTAAAGTTGTTCCTGTTATATTCATAAATGTACTATTGCAATTTTCACTAATCAAGTTAACAGCCTTTTCACCAGTGCAATGAGATAAACCTAATAAATTCACATTTAAATTATTTATACATTCAATAGATTTATTTATTCTTTCATCATCAGCCTCTATAAGATGTGTTCCACCTATTATACCTACTATTTTTTCTTTAGTTCTTTCTTGAATAGTTTTTACAATATTTAAGAATCCAGGATGGGCACATCCAAGTAAAACTACTATTCCATCTTTAGTTTTAAGTCCTACTGCAATTTCATCATTAAAAGTATCAATATTATAGTCAGCACCAATTTTTATTTTCATATCTTTATTTAATTTTTCAAAATCATAGTATTTGTTAAAATTAGAAAATACAAAAACATCATCACTTACTTCTAAAATATCTGATTGTACAAAATTTATAAAAGCACTTTTGCTTTCAATATATTCTTTATCAAAATCAATGCCTACATATGTATAACCAATTTCCTTTGAAAAATCCGATTTAAGATTGCCATCAGAATAATGGTATCTATCAGCATTTTTAAAAAAATGTTCACTAACTATAATTTGAGGAGTTATATTGTAAGTTTCCAATAATCTTCTTACACCACCACAATGATCATAATGTGCATGACTTAAAATTAACACATCAATACTCTTGAGATCTATATTTAAAGCTTCAGTATTTTCAATAAAATCTCCTGTTTTTCCTGTATCAAAAAGAATATTACATTTTTCAGTTTGAATAAACATAGAAAGCCCATGTTCATATTTTAAATTTTTATTTTTATCTTGGGTATTTTCTATTAATGTAGTTATTTTCATTTTAACACCCCTTATTTACATTTTTGAAGCAAATTCCTTTAAGATTGTAGCAGTAGAATTAAGTTCTTGTATTGTAGCAGTAATTTCTTCAAGTCCTGATGACTGATTATCTAATAGTAGATTTGAATCATTAAATCTCAAATAAATTTCATTTATTGAATTTTGTATAGTATTTAATATGCTATTAATTTGATTTGCAGATTCTTTAGTTGATTTTGAAAGGTTTCTAATTTCAGTTGATACTACACTAAATCCCTTGCCATATTCTCCAGCTCTAGCTGATTCTATTGCAGCATTTAAGCCTAATAAATTTGTTTGTTTAGCAATACCTTCTATAAAACTTAATACTTCATCAGTTTTTTGGGAGTTATCTTTTGTTATTTCAATGAATTTTTGAATGCTTGAATTTGTTTCAAATATATTTTGAATTCCTGATGTCATATCAAATAAGTTAGTACTTATTTCTGTTAATGAATGTGATAATGTGTTTGATAAATTTGAAATTCTCTCTTTTTTACTTAAACTCAGACCTATTGCCATTGTTCCTGATATCTTACCATTTTCAAATACCGGAACAGCCATTGTCTTTAAGGGTACACCAAAAACATGTGCAGGTACTATAAGTGATACTGGTTTCTTCTGATTTAAACACACATCTGCTGCACAACCAGCAGGTATTGCATCTCCTGTTTTTGAAGCCATTCTTAAATTTTCACAGTCTTGTACAAAAAGAAATCTTTCAGTATTAGATATTGTGAAAACCAATTCATCTTCAAAATAATACTGAAAGTATGGGATTAGATTAAAAAATGATTGGATTAATTCATTATCTCTTATTTCATTTATCATAATGTCACTTCCTAATTTTTTTAGTTAAATTTCTCTATATTATAAGATATTATACCATAAAGAACCTTTATTTACTATTTTTAGATTGGTTTATTGAGCCTCAATTTTTATTATATATATTGTATTTTACAATCTACAATTCACAGTAAATTATCAAAAACTATCATCATTAATTGAGCATTGAAACTTTAACATTGATAATTACAACATATATAGTAGGTAAACTATAATAATAAAACAATTCAGATATATAAAAGTGTCCTAATTGTGAAATATTAAGACACAATTAGGACACTTTTTTAATTACTATGGATGATATACTTTAAATAAGTTAAGAGATGAGAAAATTAATAGAACTAGGATTGGACTTTCAACTATAGAGAGTAGGAGGGAAATATATGAAAAGTAACAAAATTTTAAAAAATCTACGTTATATTTTATTAGCAATATTTTTGATACACAGTACTGTGGAAGCTTATCTTCATCAGCTTTTAGGAGGTGGAAATGAACCATCTATACACGCGCTATGTCCTTATGGAGGTTTAGAAACACTTTATAGTCTGATTTTTGGAGGAACATTTATACAAAAAATATTTTCGGGTACGTTAGTTATTCTTATTATAACTTTAATCATAGCAATAATTTTTAGAAGAAGTTTTTGTGGTTTGATTTGTCCTTTTGGAGCTCTTCAAGAATTCTTTGGGATTATAGGTAAAAAGATATTTAGGAAAATATTTATTATGCCAGAAAAAATAGACAAGCCTTTAAGATATCTTAAATATATCGTTCTTTTACTTACACTATTTCTTGCATGGAAGACTGCTGGTTTGTGGGTAAATCCATATGATCCTTGGGCTGCATATGGGCATATATCTGCTGGACTAACATCGCTTGTTGAAGAATATTCAATTGCACTTATTATACTAATAGTTACTATAGTTGGATCTTTATTATATGATAGATTTTTTTGCAAATATCTTTGTCCTATGGGTGCATTCTATGGAATAGTTTCAAAGTTAAGTCCATCAAAAATCACAAGAAATGAAACTACTTGTATTAATTGTGGCTTATGTGACAAAAACTGTCCTGTTAATATTAAAGTTTCAGAGCTTAAAGAAATTAAATCTGCTGAATGTATTAATTGTCAAAGTTGCATACTTTCTTGTCCTAAAAATAATACATTAGAATTTAAGGTTAAAAATAAATCAATCAAACCAGTATTTATTTCACTATTTGTATTTGTAATATTCTTTAGCGGAATAGGTATTACAAAACTCATGGGAATATATGAGCTTACACCACCACCTATAACTTCTGAAACAAAAATGACACCAGAAGAAATAAAAGGTTATATGACAATAGAAGAAGTATCAGTAGGTTTAAAAATAGATATAAATGAAGTGTATAAAAAGCTTGAGATACCTACATCTATTCCCCAAAATACTAAACTAAAAGAGATTCCCA is a window encoding:
- a CDS encoding methyl-accepting chemotaxis protein — translated: MINEIRDNELIQSFFNLIPYFQYYFEDELVFTISNTERFLFVQDCENLRMASKTGDAIPAGCAADVCLNQKKPVSLIVPAHVFGVPLKTMAVPVFENGKISGTMAIGLSLSKKERISNLSNTLSHSLTEISTNLFDMTSGIQNIFETNSSIQKFIEITKDNSQKTDEVLSFIEGIAKQTNLLGLNAAIESARAGEYGKGFSVVSTEIRNLSKSTKESANQINSILNTIQNSINEIYLRFNDSNLLLDNQSSGLEEITATIQELNSTATILKEFASKM
- a CDS encoding SHOCT domain-containing protein, whose translation is MRQGYHMGMGFYGSYILMFILVIFSIAVFLELKSKPSPNLFVIKLIDILKVKYASGIITADEYIERKSIIEDIGYSNPYTPILIERYAKCAISTKEFFDIKNEIESNNIDSVISERLAKGELSYDEFRSKWASKA
- a CDS encoding MBL fold metallo-hydrolase, producing MKITTLIENTQDKNKNLKYEHGLSMFIQTEKCNILFDTGKTGDFIENTEALNIDLKSIDVLILSHAHYDHCGGVRRLLETYNITPQIIVSEHFFKNADRYHYSDGNLKSDFSKEIGYTYVGIDFDKEYIESKSAFINFVQSDILEVSDDVFVFSNFNKYYDFEKLNKDMKIKIGADYNIDTFNDEIAVGLKTKDGIVVLLGCAHPGFLNIVKTIQERTKEKIVGIIGGTHLIEADDERINKSIECINNLNVNLLGLSHCTGEKAVNLISENCNSTFMNITGTTLTLE
- a CDS encoding 4Fe-4S binding protein; protein product: MKSNKILKNLRYILLAIFLIHSTVEAYLHQLLGGGNEPSIHALCPYGGLETLYSLIFGGTFIQKIFSGTLVILIITLIIAIIFRRSFCGLICPFGALQEFFGIIGKKIFRKIFIMPEKIDKPLRYLKYIVLLLTLFLAWKTAGLWVNPYDPWAAYGHISAGLTSLVEEYSIALIILIVTIVGSLLYDRFFCKYLCPMGAFYGIVSKLSPSKITRNETTCINCGLCDKNCPVNIKVSELKEIKSAECINCQSCILSCPKNNTLEFKVKNKSIKPVFISLFVFVIFFSGIGITKLMGIYELTPPPITSETKMTPEEIKGYMTIEEVSVGLKIDINEVYKKLEIPTSIPQNTKLKEIPNTIPGFDVEGAREKLK